Proteins from a genomic interval of Mycoplasmopsis columboralis:
- a CDS encoding GA module-containing protein yields the protein MKKTIKSKTIKNILISNFMLSAPLASVVSLSANNNSLNDINASSTTDEEPSIENILTSTDLAQRKTQAKDAISTYEYLNKALRDKFKEQVDSATTNDEVDTLLRNALKFNNLIQQTTVVFDKYDEISKNDVYTRAASSERTAFRNAYNSLKTLLENVEDSEFPNKNHSQLKISSTNSVPNYEDVKQKADSFLNARKQLNGFKVTITFTGDRKSYLASEVPHDLFHFEFTNANSSIEDFSLWKGRVKSFEDVQDKTGPNGRLKLKYEIFNPNINQWVEVASTQLFTGFQTEYSRLRKLFDDSKASRTENNDIFNFSAELLNKWPNEAQPEEVVKELNKYFSQHNAIAILQPDEKMYRDDQYGTYRFHIKLQSTKDGYTDIETNSRQIGFERLFWSYVKEKDRLRQIRDQINNGTIKATGTAVNSQNFSSYTYFDNHLRGADWNDITFKINDRVLTPYTEEILKRINPDIHIADLENGTGNLFYYDKELNAIFEITYPHYRYAETENYLGSHIGRIPLSIFSAREHLLNNFHKDQIPPVEEINNNNYWTPWWYPLSVAIQDPTIDDSINGKNARIEISPFLTERERLNIILNDSNYPSALNKSFDKEFLKEFSPRFASENDAKIAIDNALEELIDPNSYDENRNYSDKSTYTYFQSTEALITDFSYDEELGTLTFKYKLRTQNQWSYHGLVDDSSDIDKSDERTVTLQGFRARQDVLRELNTEIAKATSINYTNKNLTPSEENFNFSNFEFNFQSNGDSFTVGPNDDFPNYVQRTQTTAAKNYQIIDNSDIEIDPNSKNDRLGTIKVRFRLNSTGESSYKDILSNWTNWFTVSGFLTEKEKLEKVLNEDPNHENLYVNTDNLEFPNKDTKKPSDVSDQEIKDVLNGLYESKKASVIVDSVKRDDKTGEITVTYKINSTKDGLNDIQTENTKTLKISGFVQDQNKNTNLDSFNENSVDITFDNSSSVLPSDENSKNKDNYNIQLNSDDPNLQPQIIGVIGYDDINGKTLVAYKVIDNNPEHLDPDTGSKPESKVFYKAVEGFKTERDRLTSLKDDANSNLNYSNAQNPKASTFPSKVQGSDYVLDNTFSANNKVSTTDTTLTPNNEDGTIRANYKLNTTKTQDELFKVDETLVPETARQDLNEFKNRNFVSPTTEQFKVSVDNIKADNGFLNYERDLDNKIQAAKKAIDVKENLSEEEKAKLKTDLDQAKAEFKQSTLPVEDAYNDAKSTIENVNSNATTTDATKAVKISEVDTTYPHLNKEQRDQVKNNIKNSNTLEVQNSNLPATTKVEEDANALDDSMKDTKDRVDANNSFTTGDKYTNAPQNLKDQYDAAIQAAKDLIPLHTNADGTNTKVPTLEGIEDWKDSITKPNTSNYPLEAVEELKRVIDYYKDKINNYVFSKEDAIKGIDNLEYLSPKEKENYKNEINNVNPNEKDTENLLNTIIDNATNTNNQKKIFADNIQNYKNLNQSQKDHFINQIKANPLVSEDLSKDIPMSTIIAQGKSLDDKMGELKNQLENAIKLKNTNVYLENTPENQNDFDDAIMNGMLVINNETPKDYQNPNLNENQVQELINKLILKEKELTKKAVDNLDNLTNDQKDHFKNNIESSKETQSIQQEYVSANKLNDLIENVINSLKRLNENPSLENKNQSQDLIDKLKDQAGQEFSNKYQKVLDSIVKNSDLNDALKNYRNSSINNPEYESKKDALEKLLDSPIDGIESPNDKLNALVEDLISNYKNIHAQGESEIGLVDSLIKLDKDQFSSWNQNNNTKGMFDKYNSLDKDLNDKNYFDIIKKAIQNNNKVPNKIYEQIKSINDSDASNVIKSVLKGYLDSLETSNDYWWKHWGWYVILTTGSLSVISLVYASIKKFLKTKFNK from the coding sequence ATGAAAAAAACAATCAAAAGTAAAACAATTAAAAATATATTAATTTCAAATTTTATGCTTTCAGCACCACTTGCAAGTGTTGTTTCTTTATCTGCAAACAATAATTCATTAAATGATATTAATGCATCATCTACCACTGATGAAGAACCCTCAATTGAGAATATTCTTACAAGTACAGATTTAGCTCAAAGAAAAACTCAAGCTAAAGACGCAATTTCTACATATGAGTATTTAAATAAAGCTCTTAGAGATAAATTTAAAGAGCAAGTAGACTCAGCTACTACAAATGATGAAGTAGACACCCTTTTAAGAAATGCTTTAAAATTTAATAATTTAATACAACAAACCACTGTAGTATTTGATAAATACGATGAAATTTCAAAAAATGATGTTTATACAAGAGCGGCAAGTTCTGAAAGAACAGCTTTTAGAAATGCATACAATAGCTTAAAAACATTATTAGAAAATGTTGAAGATTCAGAATTCCCAAATAAAAATCACTCTCAATTAAAAATTTCTTCAACAAACTCAGTACCTAATTATGAAGATGTAAAGCAAAAAGCGGATTCATTCTTAAATGCGAGAAAGCAATTAAATGGTTTTAAAGTTACAATCACATTTACTGGTGACAGAAAATCTTACCTAGCTTCTGAGGTTCCTCACGATCTTTTTCATTTTGAATTTACAAACGCTAATAGTTCAATTGAAGATTTTTCTCTTTGAAAGGGAAGGGTAAAATCTTTTGAAGATGTGCAAGACAAAACAGGACCTAATGGTAGATTAAAATTAAAATATGAAATTTTCAACCCCAACATAAATCAATGAGTAGAAGTAGCAAGTACTCAGCTCTTCACCGGTTTTCAAACAGAATATTCACGATTACGTAAATTATTTGATGATAGCAAAGCTTCTAGAACCGAAAATAATGATATTTTCAACTTTTCTGCTGAACTTTTGAATAAATGACCAAATGAAGCGCAACCAGAAGAAGTTGTAAAAGAATTGAATAAATATTTTTCTCAGCATAATGCTATTGCAATTTTACAACCAGATGAAAAAATGTATCGAGATGATCAATACGGTACATACAGATTTCACATAAAACTTCAATCAACTAAAGATGGTTACACAGATATAGAAACTAACAGTAGACAGATAGGTTTTGAAAGATTGTTTTGAAGTTATGTAAAAGAAAAAGATCGACTTAGACAAATAAGAGATCAAATCAATAACGGAACAATAAAAGCAACAGGAACAGCCGTAAACAGTCAAAATTTTTCTTCTTACACTTATTTTGATAACCATTTAAGAGGTGCTGATTGAAACGATATAACTTTTAAAATAAATGACAGAGTTTTAACACCGTATACTGAAGAAATTTTAAAAAGAATAAATCCAGATATACATATTGCTGATTTAGAAAACGGAACAGGGAATTTATTTTATTATGATAAAGAACTTAATGCAATTTTTGAAATCACTTACCCGCATTATAGATATGCTGAAACTGAAAATTACTTAGGAAGTCATATCGGAAGAATACCTCTAAGTATTTTTAGTGCTAGAGAACATTTATTAAATAACTTTCATAAAGATCAAATACCTCCGGTAGAAGAGATTAATAATAACAATTATTGAACTCCTTGATGATATCCTTTATCGGTTGCAATACAAGATCCAACAATTGATGATAGTATTAATGGTAAAAACGCAAGAATTGAAATTTCTCCATTTTTAACCGAAAGAGAAAGATTAAATATCATTTTAAATGATTCAAATTATCCAAGTGCTTTAAATAAAAGTTTTGACAAAGAATTTTTGAAAGAATTTTCTCCAAGATTTGCATCTGAAAATGATGCAAAAATTGCAATAGATAATGCACTAGAAGAACTCATTGATCCTAATAGTTATGACGAAAATAGAAATTATTCAGATAAATCAACATATACTTATTTTCAATCCACTGAAGCTTTAATAACTGACTTTTCATATGATGAGGAATTAGGAACCTTAACTTTCAAATACAAGCTAAGAACACAAAATCAATGAAGTTATCATGGTCTTGTTGATGACAGTAGTGACATAGATAAAAGCGATGAAAGAACTGTTACTTTGCAAGGATTTAGAGCTAGACAAGATGTTCTAAGAGAATTAAACACAGAAATTGCAAAAGCTACATCTATAAATTACACCAATAAAAACTTAACTCCAAGTGAAGAGAATTTTAATTTTTCAAATTTTGAATTTAATTTTCAAAGCAATGGAGATTCATTTACGGTTGGTCCAAATGACGATTTTCCAAACTATGTTCAACGAACACAAACCACTGCTGCTAAAAATTATCAAATAATTGATAATTCTGATATTGAAATTGATCCAAATAGCAAAAACGACCGTTTAGGAACAATTAAAGTAAGATTTAGATTAAATTCAACGGGTGAATCTAGTTACAAAGATATTTTATCTAACTGAACTAACTGATTTACAGTATCTGGTTTTTTAACTGAAAAAGAAAAATTAGAAAAAGTTTTAAATGAAGATCCAAACCACGAAAATCTTTATGTAAACACTGATAATTTAGAATTTCCTAATAAAGACACTAAAAAACCTTCTGATGTTTCAGATCAAGAAATAAAAGATGTTTTAAACGGATTATATGAATCCAAAAAAGCATCTGTTATTGTAGATTCTGTAAAAAGAGACGATAAAACAGGTGAAATAACCGTTACATATAAAATCAATTCAACTAAAGATGGATTAAATGATATTCAAACTGAAAATACAAAAACTTTAAAAATTTCTGGTTTTGTTCAAGATCAAAATAAAAACACTAATTTAGACAGTTTTAACGAAAATAGTGTTGACATCACCTTTGATAATTCTTCAAGTGTGTTGCCAAGTGATGAAAATTCAAAAAACAAAGACAATTATAATATTCAATTAAATAGTGACGATCCAAATTTACAACCGCAAATAATAGGCGTAATTGGTTATGATGATATTAACGGAAAAACTTTAGTAGCTTATAAAGTTATTGATAATAATCCTGAACATCTAGATCCTGATACTGGTTCAAAACCTGAATCGAAAGTCTTTTATAAAGCGGTAGAAGGATTCAAAACAGAAAGAGACAGACTAACTTCCCTTAAAGATGATGCTAACAGTAATTTAAATTACTCAAATGCACAAAATCCAAAAGCATCAACATTCCCAAGTAAAGTGCAAGGAAGTGATTATGTCCTTGATAACACTTTTTCAGCAAACAATAAAGTTTCAACAACAGATACAACATTAACTCCAAATAATGAAGATGGAACTATTAGGGCAAATTACAAACTTAATACTACAAAAACACAAGATGAATTATTTAAAGTTGATGAGACTTTAGTTCCTGAAACTGCTCGCCAAGATTTAAACGAATTTAAAAACAGAAACTTTGTATCTCCTACTACAGAACAATTTAAAGTTTCAGTTGATAATATTAAAGCTGATAATGGATTCTTAAATTATGAAAGAGATTTAGATAATAAAATTCAAGCTGCTAAAAAAGCTATTGATGTTAAAGAAAACCTTTCAGAAGAAGAAAAAGCAAAACTTAAAACTGATTTAGATCAAGCTAAAGCTGAATTTAAACAATCAACATTACCTGTTGAGGATGCTTATAATGATGCTAAATCAACAATTGAAAACGTCAATAGCAATGCAACTACAACTGATGCTACAAAAGCTGTCAAAATCTCCGAAGTAGATACAACATACCCACACTTAAATAAAGAACAAAGAGATCAAGTTAAAAATAATATTAAAAATTCAAACACTTTGGAAGTTCAAAATTCAAATCTGCCTGCAACCACAAAAGTTGAAGAAGATGCAAATGCTCTTGATGATTCAATGAAAGATACCAAAGATCGTGTAGATGCAAATAATTCATTTACTACCGGAGACAAATACACTAATGCTCCACAAAATCTTAAAGATCAATATGATGCAGCAATTCAAGCAGCTAAAGATTTAATCCCGCTTCATACTAATGCTGACGGAACTAATACAAAAGTTCCTACACTTGAAGGAATTGAGGATTGAAAAGACTCAATAACAAAACCAAATACTTCAAATTACCCACTTGAAGCAGTTGAAGAACTTAAACGTGTTATTGATTACTATAAAGACAAAATAAATAACTATGTATTTTCTAAAGAAGATGCTATCAAAGGAATTGATAATCTTGAATATCTTTCACCAAAAGAAAAAGAAAACTACAAAAATGAAATTAATAATGTTAACCCAAATGAAAAAGATACTGAAAATTTATTAAATACAATAATTGACAACGCAACAAACACTAATAATCAGAAAAAAATATTTGCCGATAATATTCAAAATTATAAAAATCTTAATCAATCACAAAAAGATCATTTTATCAATCAAATCAAAGCAAATCCATTAGTGAGTGAAGATTTATCTAAAGATATACCAATGAGCACAATAATTGCGCAAGGAAAATCATTAGATGATAAAATGGGTGAACTCAAAAATCAACTAGAAAACGCAATTAAATTAAAAAACACCAATGTTTATCTAGAAAATACTCCTGAAAACCAAAATGATTTTGATGATGCTATCATGAATGGGATGTTAGTAATTAATAATGAAACACCTAAAGATTATCAAAATCCCAATTTAAACGAAAATCAGGTGCAAGAATTAATTAATAAGCTTATTTTAAAAGAAAAAGAACTCACCAAAAAAGCTGTAGATAATTTAGATAATTTAACCAATGATCAAAAAGATCATTTTAAAAATAATATTGAATCTTCAAAAGAAACACAATCAATTCAGCAAGAATATGTGTCAGCAAATAAATTAAACGATTTAATAGAAAATGTAATTAATTCATTAAAAAGGTTAAATGAAAATCCTTCATTAGAAAACAAAAATCAATCTCAAGATCTTATTGATAAACTTAAAGATCAAGCTGGTCAAGAGTTTTCTAATAAGTATCAAAAAGTGCTTGATTCAATTGTGAAAAACTCTGATTTAAATGATGCTTTAAAAAATTACAGAAACAGTTCAATAAATAATCCTGAATACGAAAGCAAAAAAGACGCTTTAGAAAAACTTTTAGATTCTCCAATTGATGGAATTGAATCACCAAATGATAAACTTAATGCTTTAGTTGAAGATTTAATTAGCAATTATAAAAATATTCATGCTCAAGGAGAAAGTGAAATAGGACTTGTTGATTCGTTAATTAAATTAGATAAAGATCAGTTTAGTAGCTGAAATCAAAACAACAATACTAAAGGTATGTTTGATAAGTATAATTCATTAGACAAAGATCTAAATGATAAAAACTATTTTGATATTATCAAAAAAGCAATTCAAAACAATAATAAAGTTCCAAATAAGATTTATGAACAAATAAAATCGATAAATGATTCAGACGCTTCAAATGTGATTAAATCAGTTCTCAAAGGATATTTAGATTCACTTGAAACATCAAATGATTATTGATGAAAACATTGAGGTTGATACGTCATTTTAACCACTGGTTCATTAAGTGTCATTTCATTAGTTTATGCATCTATTAAGAAGTTTTTGAAAACAAAATTTAATAAGTAA